In the genome of Suncus etruscus isolate mSunEtr1 chromosome 3, mSunEtr1.pri.cur, whole genome shotgun sequence, the window CAGAGTGGGAAAAGAACAGAATCCTCCAGAGAAACCTGCCATGAAGTCTTTGCAAATATTCCCCATTTTGTTTGCAAAGTTTTCCAAGGCCGGTGTGTGTCCATTAGAGACGCAGAGCAAAGAACAGAAAGGGACGATTCTCTCGACTCTAGTGTGTTAAAAGATAACAATAAATCATACGCCATATATAGGCCAAAACTGAAAGGGACTTTGTCCTCCAATAGAAACTTCTGGCAAGCTCTGGTTTGTTGTCAGGTTCCCAGACACTAAATAGATGCTCTGTTCACTGAGCGTGATGGCTTGTGAGGGGCAGGGAAGGGGGGTGGTATTCTTGGCAGCCCGGACTCTCATTAGGTTCGCATATTAATGACAcacagaaagataaagagagCCTTGAGCTGGCCCTCCACAGCCTCTGCTTCCCAAGGCCTGAGCAGAACCACAGCtcaccctctcccctgcctaGGGAGAGGCTGGCTGCACCCCAGGGTGCAAGGCTCTGGGTCCTACCATTCTAGTCCCTTTTACAGTTAGCCTCACCCTTGGTGTAAGCCAGCCAGGGATGTGGGGTGATCACAGAATCAACGCTGCTTCCATCATGGGGACCCTGGTCCCTCACCATAATCACACCGAAATTTCTAGTGATAGGAAACTGTGACCAAGTGGTACAGGGTGAAGGGGCATTCGGGGAAGTGACAGGACGTGGCTTCCTTTGCCACTTTTGCAGGGCCTTCAAATATAAAATGTGGTGGGGAGGTGGAGGGCAGAAAAGGAAACAGTCACCTAGGACCCATCAGAGATGAGAGTACCAAGAAAGGCAGGAAAGCCAAACTTGATAAAAAGATTtgtcttggggctagagagatagcatggagataaggtgtttgccttgcaagcagaaggtcagtgctttgaatcctggcatcctatatggtcccctgagcctgccaggagtgatttctgagcatacagccaggagtaacccctgagcgctgccaggtgtgacccaaaaaccaaatatatatatatatatatataataataaaaaagaagatttgTCTTATGTTGAAcggttcatatttgagaatgttaaATACCAAGAGAGTGTTCTCAATCTCTGAGACAACTGAAGGAGTcagtttctaaagaaaaatgtaaaatgagtAAAATGAAATTAGAGGTCGCTATGCCTTTAGAAAGGCATCAGTAACTACCCTGGAACCCAGAGAACAAGCACTGTGAGCAGAGCTGAGCTTTCAATAGGCCATGAGCTCTGCTGAGACTCTCAGAAAACTAAGGACTTAGAAGAAACATAGGTGGGGACTCAAGATATCAGTATCTGTCTGATACTGATACCCAGTATCAGTCAGGGCAAGAGGAGGAAACCTTGCTTTCCCTCCTGAGGGCTCTCTTTCCTCTGACTATCATTATCTCTCTTTCTAtcactctctatatattctctctctatctttctctcagaCAACTCCTGGTAACCAGCAAAAGTAATTGCTCCACAGAACCAGAAACCAAGATTCTAGAGCCAAAACATAGACCTGCCTGGAGACTTGTGCAGAGTAAAGGTGTCATTCATCTCTGGTGACCACATCCTCAACCAAAGTCTAACAGCACTTTAATGGACCAAAGACTGGGGGCTGAACTAGctcattaaaacaacaacaacaacaacaacaacaacagcaacagcaacaaacacATCTGCATTACATTCCAAAGGACTCTCTCATAGTTTCACGCAGTCCATGCAGAGTTTCTGACTTGAACCCTCCCAAATCACATCTATGACTACAACCCTCTTCAATGCCGTAAGATCTTCCCCAAGCATGACCCCCATTCTTTCTCCCTAGAAGTGTCAGGCCTCAGAACTTTACTCTTTCTAGGTCTTTCCattcaaacaaaaagaagcagcacTGAGCCAAATGGAACTTTCAAGGTCAGCCTTCTGAGAGCTCTTGGTACACTTACCAGCCGACTGGCCGCGGTTGGTGGCATCGTGGTCACTATCTCCCTGCTCACTGTCCCCATGACCACTGTCCTTAGAGCTTACTATGTCGGCTTCCTGGAATGCAGAACTAGAAGCagggaaaaaaaatgtggatattagaagaaaataaaacaaaaagaggtgAAGAAACAGGAAACATTCATGTGCCACCACATGGTCACTGACTGTAGCTGCAGATTAGCAGAGAGCTCATGGGGTGAGCACTGAGGAGGGAAACTAGTTGGAGCCATTTGAGGTGCAACTCTCTGGACCTGCACCTCAGCACTCTGAGGGAGGCCTCAGTAGGGGAAGTTTAGGAACCAAGTTAGGGCATGCTAACAATGCATGCTGCTCTTTTCACAGAGCAGATGTAGACCTTCCTCAGGAATTGTGACTTAGACTTTGTCCAATACTCAGCTGTTCCCAGGTGGGAAACCAGAGCCCCATCTAGCTCAGATATTTTATAGGACAAAGGGTTTCCCTGAATTCATGGGTAAAGGCTCTGAATTTATGCACCGTCTGTCTGCAAACTCTAGAGACATTTTCCTTATGCAGGAATAAGTGTGATGCATCACTCCTGCTCTGAATAGCCTACAATGCCTCGCACCTATTCTAGAGCCTGCAAGTTGTGCAGAGACCATGCAGAGAAGTGAGGTGGTGGGCAAGGTTGCATACCTGTTTACTCGGCGGGGTCTGTCAACTAGATAGCTGAGTTCTGCTCGCTGGTGCTTAGtctaggagaaaaataaataaatcaagagcATTTGAATGCTAAGGACTTCACTCAGTCTGCATTTGAAGTTAGAAACTAAATGGAGCTTAAataattgtgtgtgtgcatgtgtgtgtgtgtgtgtgcgcgcgcgcacgcgtatgtgtgcatgtgtgtatattttttgttttcttctgaattTCCCAATGGTCCTAAGACCTCAGATCAGGAATTACTGAATCAGAGCCACAGGGACTGCAGCCATCCTACATATCACCATTTTCAGATATGGAGAGAAACATGCAGAGAACCCAGGCTAATTTAATGTGTGTGAGATTCACCCTTCTTTTCCCATAGGTGATGCCCATAATCTCATGCAAGGCCTCTTAACTATCTTCTGTAACAGACTCAGCCAGCTTCTCCTTTACAGTCTTGTTTTCAGTGGCCTCAAAAAGTGTTTAGGTGCAAATGAAttgacaaaagagaaaaagaagcaaaaaaggggggggggctcttttgtgaaattattttgctgTTTATTTTCCAACTGTGTGAAGATACAAATGCGCTGTACAAATAAATAGGCATGAAAGTGAGTCCATACAATCTACGGATTATAACCTAAATAAATATCCTTCCCAAAGTGGAGTTGATAAGATTTCTTCCATCTGCCCTTACACCCATCCCACCCTGCCTCTAGTGACATCTTCATGCCATGCCTTTGACTGCCCAAATTCTTGTACAGAAATCAAAGTCCCTGCACACCTCCCGCCTTCCAATTGTGCCACGTTTACCCCCAAATGGACAAGGCACATTCTTTGATGAAGAAAAGCAGGGAAGGTTTCAAACACAGCAGCCAGAAGGTGATTCTTAGCCAAAGGATAGATTCAATACAACCATCCTTTAAGCCTTCCTGGGATGAGGTTTAAACAGGGGTGTGTGCCAAAGCAACTTCATTCAAATTCACACTGTGTGGTCGCTGAGCTTCCAGAGAGGCTGTAAAAGGCTGTCCAGAAGCAGAAACTGGACCGAAGGCTTTTGTGCACCCCACCATGAGCTAGGAGCACAGGAATCTCACAAACTCATGCTCTCAAACATGCAGTGGAGTTTCCACAACTGTGTGCAAAGTTCAACACAAGCTAGAGCTTGCTTTTACAAGAGACTAAAAACATGAAGAaagtaaacaaagaaaagcagaataaaataaaacaaaccagaaTGAACTTTATTCACGCCTGGGGACAAACACAAAGAggaggtaaataaataaataaataaataaataagtaaaagaccTTGCTTTGCCAAGTGTGCCCAAGAGACCCTGtggcctctccctcccccctcccgccTGCCTAGGGTGCCCTGAGGATTATCCCTCTCCACCTAGGTTGAGGTGCAGGGAAAAGGCCACTGGAGAGGGGCTGGAAAAGTGGTGCAAACGGCAGGGCGGGGCTTAGAGCTGGagtttaggaaagaaaaagggtgtcagtggtgggagggaggaggaggccaAAAACCAGGGAGGAGAGTGTTGCAGGTGAAGGCTGGAGGgtggggggaaggaagaaaaaacaattcAAGAAGCAGAGAAAGTCTCAGGTCCACACCCAGGGTGGGGTAAGGCGTGCGTCCTGCAATCTCCCATCCCTGGCTCTTCCCACTGAGACCCAGACGCCCTCCTCAGCTGCTTAAACCCTGGCCTGGGCCCCGGACCGGCCTTACAGGAGGCTCTCGGAGGGTGGAGACGCCAGGCGGCCGGCCCGGCCAAGCAGCCTTACCTCGGTGGCCAGGATGCTGCCGTTGGCCAGGATGTCCGGCTGCTGGTCGCTGTAGCCGGTGACCAGGGCCCCGCACGGGTTGTGCTCAGCGTCCGTGCTGCGCGCGGGGCTGCAGGGCTTCAGGAACATCAGGTCTGTCTTGGCCGACTCAGGCGTCAGGCAGACCTGGTAGCAGTAATTCTGGCTGTGATGGTGCGAGCCGAAGCCACCCGCCTCCTCAACAGGCACCTGCGCCGGGTTGCTGGGCGCGCTGGAGCTGGGCACCAGCATGATGTCCGACTTGCTGAGCTTCTTCTTGCGGGCGCGGGCCTGGCGCCCGCAGCATCCCGCGCTCCCGGACCCGGggccgcctccgccgccgccaCCCCCCGGGCCACcaccgcagcagcagcagcaccaacAGCAGTCGCCGGCCAGGCACGTGTAGATGTTGAGCTTCTTCTCCTTCTGGCAGCGCACCGCCAGCACGATCATGGCCAGCAGGAAGACGAAGGACACCGAGCCCAGCGCGATGATGAGAATGAGCGTGAGGTCCAGCGAGGTCTcggcgccgccgccgctgccgccgccgcccagGCCCCCCAGGCCGCCCAGGCCACCGCTCCCCGCGCCCCCCGCGCGTCCCGGGCGCTGCGCCTCCCCGGGCCCCCCGAGCCCGCCCGCCCCCGCCGGCTCCACGGCGCCGTCCACCAGCGGCACCAGCAGCGTGGCGGTGGACGACAGCGGCGGCTGCCCGTGGTCGCGCACCTCCACCACCAGCTCGTAGGGCCGCTGCGGGTCGCGCCCCGCCGGCACCCGGCGCGCGGTGCGCAGTTCCCCGGAGCGCCAGTCGAGGCGGAACAGGTTGAGCTCATTGCCGCGCACCAGGCTGTAGGTGAGGCGCGCGTTGTCGCCGTCGTCGGCGTCCACGGCGGCCACGCGGGTCACCAGGTAGCCCGGCTCGGCGGCGCGCGGTAGCGGCTCCCGCGCCGGGGTGCCGTTGCGGCCGGGCAGGGGCGCGACGAGCGCGGGCGCGTTGTCGTTCTGGTCCACCACCACGATGTGCACCGTGGCGTTGGCCGCCAGCGCCTGCGGGCTGCCCGCGTCGCGCGCCTCCACCTGGAAGCTGAAGTCCTTGAGCTGCTCGTAGTCGAAGGAGCGCAGCGCGTACAGGTAGCCGTTCTCCGAGTTGATGGACACGTAGGTGTAGACGCTCATGCCCTGGATCTGGCACTCGAGGATGGAGTAGGAGAGCTGCGCGTTGGCCCCCTCGTCGCGGTCCGTGGCGCTCACGGCGTAGATGTAGGCGCCCGGCACGTTGTTCTCGGTCACGTACACGTCGTAGACGGGCTGGCTGAAGCGCGGCGCGTTGTCGTTCACGTCGGCCACCTGCACCCGGATCGACTTGCTGGTGGCCAGCGAGGGCTCGCCGCCGTCGCGGGCCACCACGGTCAGCGTGTAGGCGTCGCCCGCCTCGCGGTCCAGGGGCGCCTCGGTGACGATGGTGTAGTAGTTCTTGAAGGACGACTTGAGTCGGAACGGCACGTCGCCCAGCAGCTCGCACTGCACCTGCCCGTTGTCGTCCGAGTCGCGGTCTGTGACGCTGAACAGGGCCACCACGGTGCCCGGCGCCGCGCCCTCGCTCACGGCCTCCTTGACGGTGCTGAAGCTGATTTCGGGCGCGTTGTCGTTGGCGTCCAACACGCGCACCAGCACCTTGCAGTGCGCGGGCACGGCGTTGGGGCCCAGATCTTTGGCCTGCACGTACACCTGGTGCACGGGGCTCTCTTCGTAGTCCAGCTCCCCGCTCACCTCCAGCCGCCCGCTGCGCGGAGACAGCCCGAAGAGCTCGCGCGCGCGGGGGGACAGGTGGCTGCTGAAGGCGTACACCACCTCGCCGTTGGCGCCCTCGTCGGGGTCGCTGGCGTTGAGCTGGATCACCAGCGTGCCGGGGGGCGAGTTCTCGGGCAGCGACACGGTGTAGACGGGCTGGTCGAAGGCGGGCACGTTGTCGTTGGAGTCGAGCACGCGGATGGTGAGCAGGGCCGTGCCGGTGCGCTGCTGCTGCGGGGGGAGCCCCGCGCTCGCGCCCGCGCcctccccgccgccgccgccgccgccgccgcctcctcctccacctcctcctcctccgccacCGCCGTCCACCGCCGTCAGCACGTAGCGGTGCACCGCCTGCTGCTCACGGTCCAGTGGCTTCTCCAGCACCAGCTCGGCGAAGCGGTTGCCATCGCCCTGCGTCTGCACGTCCAGGGAGAAGTAGCTGTTGGGGGTGATCTGGTAGTCGCGCAGCGCATTGGTGCCCACGTCCGGGTCGAAGGCGCTCTCCAAGGGGAAGCGGGTGCCCGGCGTGGCGCTCTCGGAGATCTCCACGGTGAGGTCGGGCTCCGGGAAGGCGGGCGGGTTGTCGTTGATGTCCAGCACCTCGATCTCCACGCGGAACAGCTCCAGCGGGTTCTCCAAAAAGACCTCCAGGTGCAGCACGCACGACGGGCTCTGCTTGCAGATCTGCTCGCGGTCGATCTTCTCGTTCACGTACAGCACCCCTGTCTCTAGGTTGAGGTCCAGGTAAGGGGTCCGAGAGTTGGGCACCGTCTGGAAGCGGCGGGCCGAAAGTTTTGTAATGTCCAAGCCCAGGTCCTCGGCGATATTCCCCACGAACGTGCCATGTTCCTGCTCTTCCTCCACCGTGTAGTGAAGCTGGCAGTCGGCTCCCTCCACCATCCAGAGCAAAGCAAAGGATAATAGCACAATCATTTCCAGATGGGGGGAACGAAGCAGCTCCCCCCCACCAGCAGCCCGTCAGCCACCCGACCACTTACTTCCTCCCCCAACCGGcacaggaagggaagaaaaaaataaaattaaattaaaatggcaaaaaataaaaaaataaaaataaaggcaacaCCAAAACACAACAAGCAAATCAAAGTGTGCGCTATGGGGAGGGACGGGGGCTGTCTGTGGTGGCTTTCTGTCCTTTaagggggaaaaattaaaaaaaatattcttattctcgCTGCCTCATTTGAGGGTTTCCCCCCGCCCCATCCAGCCTCATTTTTCAATCTTTAGCGCAGGAAGGGTGACAGGCGTCCCCCTGCCCGCATCTGGAATCTTCCCACTGACAAATTCATGCAAGAATAATACAATAGTCAGCGTCCTTTATTCCCACAGTCTTGGCGCAACGCGGCGCTGGCAAATCCCAAGGAGGAGATTTCGGTATTTCAAGACTGTCCTCGGTGTGTCTTCTTGCTGATGGTGggtggaggaaaaggagaaggaggaggaggaagaggaggaggaagatgaagaggaagaggagaaggaagaagagatgcGGCCGGCACCGCCGAACATGCCTCTGAATGTCAACGCCAGGCAAAGGCAAAAAGGGGCTTAAGGACTGCCCGAGAATTGGGTGCCAGAAAAGCACACAAGGGCTCTGCAGCAAAAAACTTtcattctcttcatttctccgGATGCATGATCCTCGTGGGCAATTTCTCTCTCtgccctctctcttctttttctctctgtctctcccttctttctattTATGTTTTGGCTTTCAGGGTCTCATCTCGCTCCGTCTCCATCGCCGCCATCCCTGGAGTGCGATGGATGGGCAGGTTCTCTCTCCCGGTGGATGTTTCCTCACCGAgcctttttccccttcttctaGCCCggctgcttctctttctctctctctctcaccgcTTTCCAGCTTTGCCCGCCTCCCTCCCGCCTCGGCCCAGGAAGAAGCTGCCGCAGCTGCCGCCCTCACCGCCGCCACTAGTCCAGTGGATGCTCTCGGCGGCCCGTTTCTGAGCTCCGAGCGCTCCGCGCGTCTGTTTTTGCTCAGCGCCCTCATTGTGTTCCCCAATGGGAGGCGAGCACCGCCCCTTCTGCCCACTCCCATTGGCTGAGGCCACCGTCCCGCAGGCGCGTCACGCAGCTGTGGGGGTGGAGCTTCGGGGGAGAGAGTTGGGGGGAGCCGGGAGGCGCCCGCGGCCGCGGTGAGTGTGAGTGTAAGAAGCGAGGAGCGCCCGCGGCTCCCCGAGCGCTGGCTGGCTGGGGTTGCGCGCGCGCGCCGCGGAAAGTTCCCGGTCCCCAGCCACAGGTAAATGAATGCCCTGGGAATGGCGAGGTTCCCCCAGTTTGCATCAGCCAAGAACCAAAAACAGAATAGCAGCCGCTCTCCTCCCCCAGGAGCGGGGTTTCCAATGACGCCAACGTTTAGGATCCTGATTATTTTCTTGGAGGTATTTCCTTGCAGTTGATGATAGAAATAAATCACCGCGGATGGCTCTGGCTGGTTGGGAGAAAGTTGAAGAATGGCCACCCGTGGGTTTTTTTGGTGGAGACgtgttgtgagtgtgtgtgtgtgtgtgtgtgtgtgtgtgtgtgtgtgtgtgtgtgtgtggtgggggggatCTTCCAAATGGTGCACGGGGGCGCCTATTCAACGCTGAGCTGAGAGGGTCTGAGTGGCCTCCGGGGATGCAAAGGGTCCTGGATAGCCCAAGGGGGACGGCCGCGCTTGCAGATGCGGAGCCCTATGCCTGGCTCCTACCGCACCCCGCAATCGCCACATTTGATGCACGATTCCCCCTCGGTCCTCATTTGCACTGGGAGCTCTTTGGTGAGTCTCTCGAGAGGCGCGGGAGTTTCTGCCTAGACTCCCCTAGCCTCGGGCATGCAGGCGCGCCCCCGGGCTTTGCCAAGGAACCTCACCTCGAGGTCTCTGTGTCTCCTGGCTTCCCAAGGCTGAGCTTGGGGCCATTGTCGTTTTatatctcccccccaccccagattGTTTGGGATGCACCCAGCACATTACACCCCATGCAAGATTGAGGCCAATTCCTGCCCAGTTTGGAGCCAGCCTGCAGGAACAGCAGAACGGTCTGGCGGCCGCTTACACTGGCTCGCTGCGccgcttgtgtgtgtgtgtgtgtgtgtgtgtgtgtgtgtgtgtgtgtgatttgcgTGCGCGCCCCcgcgtgtgtgcgcgtgtgtgtatgcgtgtgctTGCATGTGCACGCGCACCAGAGAAGTGCCCACGCGGAATCCGAGTGTGTGTCGTTGCGGGCTTCTGTGGCCCCGCTGGCACGTTCTCTACTCTCACCTCCACCCTCCCGGGCGGGGCTCCACCGCTCGAGCTACCGATAGATCCCCTCCCTAGGACCCCCGCTTTCTCCagaagccccccccccacaacgAGGTTTTGCGCGCGCCCGAGAATGCCCACTCGCGGGGTCCAGAGCAGCGGCGCTTGCACGCGCCGGGGTCCTGGGCAAGTGCAAACGCGGCGCCAACTCTGCACACAGGCACGATCGATGGAGCGCGTGGGCCCCAGACCTCCCCGCCCTGGAGCCAAGCGCGAATTCTCTCCCTAAGCCCGAGCTGCAGCGGGCAGTTGATCTGTCTGCCCCAGCCCCTTGGCTCCCTCTGTGCGGCCAGTCGGGCTGGGCTGGAGGGTCCCTGGCGGCGTCCTGATCAGGAAGGGCCGGCCGGGGAGTCGCACCTCGCTAACCGCGGGAACACGAGGTACGTGGCGCATCGCTCCCCGCCCGAGGGAATAGAGTGCAACGAGTGTGCTTGAGCTGCGAGTGTAGACAGACAAGCGGCTTGTCCGGGCGAgtctgattccccccccccccccccatcccgcGCCTCTTTGCTGGATGGAGGTGGGTCCTTGCTTCCGAGTCGCTGGGAAGCCAAAGGACGCCTGCAGAACAGTTGATCCTCCGCAGCTGCAGTAAAATCGCCGCCGGTGCTACCCGCTTGCAGTTCCAGGCTTTCCGCTGTCGGGAGCGGCGGGCGTGAAAAAGGAACCTGTAGCTGAACCGGGCTGGAGACGGGGCTGCTACCCCGGAGCGGGTGGTGGCGGCGACG includes:
- the PCDH10 gene encoding protocadherin-10 isoform X3, which encodes MIVLLSFALLWMVEGADCQLHYTVEEEQEHGTFVGNIAEDLGLDITKLSARRFQTVPNSRTPYLDLNLETGVLYVNEKIDREQICKQSPSCVLHLEVFLENPLELFRVEIEVLDINDNPPAFPEPDLTVEISESATPGTRFPLESAFDPDVGTNALRDYQITPNSYFSLDVQTQGDGNRFAELVLEKPLDREQQAVHRYVLTAVDGGGGGGGGGGGGGGGGGGGGEGAGASAGLPPQQQRTGTALLTIRVLDSNDNVPAFDQPVYTVSLPENSPPGTLVIQLNASDPDEGANGEVVYAFSSHLSPRARELFGLSPRSGRLEVSGELDYEESPVHQVYVQAKDLGPNAVPAHCKVLVRVLDANDNAPEISFSTVKEAVSEGAAPGTVVALFSVTDRDSDDNGQVQCELLGDVPFRLKSSFKNYYTIVTEAPLDREAGDAYTLTVVARDGGEPSLATSKSIRVQVADVNDNAPRFSQPVYDVYVTENNVPGAYIYAVSATDRDEGANAQLSYSILECQIQGMSVYTYVSINSENGYLYALRSFDYEQLKDFSFQVEARDAGSPQALAANATVHIVVVDQNDNAPALVAPLPGRNGTPAREPLPRAAEPGYLVTRVAAVDADDGDNARLTYSLVRGNELNLFRLDWRSGELRTARRVPAGRDPQRPYELVVEVRDHGQPPLSSTATLLVPLVDGAVEPAGAGGLGGPGEAQRPGRAGGAGSGGLGGLGGLGGGGSGGGAETSLDLTLILIIALGSVSFVFLLAMIVLAVRCQKEKKLNIYTCLAGDCCWCCCCCGGGPGGGGGGGGPGSGSAGCCGRQARARKKKLSKSDIMLVPSSSAPSNPAQVPVEEAGGFGSHHHSQNYCYQVCLTPESAKTDLMFLKPCSPARSTDAEHNPCGALVTGYSDQQPDILANGSILATETKHQRAELSYLVDRPRRVNSSAFQEADIVSSKDSGHGDSEQGDSDHDATNRGQSAGMDLFSNCTEECKALGHSDRCWMPSFVPSDGRQAADYRSNLHVPGMDSVPDTEVFEAPEAQPGPERSFSTFGKEKALHSTLERKELDGLLSSARAPYKPPYLTRKRIC
- the PCDH10 gene encoding protocadherin-10 isoform X1; translated protein: MIVLLSFALLWMVEGADCQLHYTVEEEQEHGTFVGNIAEDLGLDITKLSARRFQTVPNSRTPYLDLNLETGVLYVNEKIDREQICKQSPSCVLHLEVFLENPLELFRVEIEVLDINDNPPAFPEPDLTVEISESATPGTRFPLESAFDPDVGTNALRDYQITPNSYFSLDVQTQGDGNRFAELVLEKPLDREQQAVHRYVLTAVDGGGGGGGGGGGGGGGGGGGGEGAGASAGLPPQQQRTGTALLTIRVLDSNDNVPAFDQPVYTVSLPENSPPGTLVIQLNASDPDEGANGEVVYAFSSHLSPRARELFGLSPRSGRLEVSGELDYEESPVHQVYVQAKDLGPNAVPAHCKVLVRVLDANDNAPEISFSTVKEAVSEGAAPGTVVALFSVTDRDSDDNGQVQCELLGDVPFRLKSSFKNYYTIVTEAPLDREAGDAYTLTVVARDGGEPSLATSKSIRVQVADVNDNAPRFSQPVYDVYVTENNVPGAYIYAVSATDRDEGANAQLSYSILECQIQGMSVYTYVSINSENGYLYALRSFDYEQLKDFSFQVEARDAGSPQALAANATVHIVVVDQNDNAPALVAPLPGRNGTPAREPLPRAAEPGYLVTRVAAVDADDGDNARLTYSLVRGNELNLFRLDWRSGELRTARRVPAGRDPQRPYELVVEVRDHGQPPLSSTATLLVPLVDGAVEPAGAGGLGGPGEAQRPGRAGGAGSGGLGGLGGLGGGGSGGGAETSLDLTLILIIALGSVSFVFLLAMIVLAVRCQKEKKLNIYTCLAGDCCWCCCCCGGGPGGGGGGGGPGSGSAGCCGRQARARKKKLSKSDIMLVPSSSAPSNPAQVPVEEAGGFGSHHHSQNYCYQVCLTPESAKTDLMFLKPCSPARSTDAEHNPCGALVTGYSDQQPDILANGSILATETKHQRAELSYLVDRPRRVNSSAFQEADIVSSKDSGHGDSEQGDSDHDATNRGQSAGMDLFSNCTEECKALGHSDRCWMPSFVPSDGRQAADYRSNLHVPGMDSVPDTEVFEAPEAQPGPERSFSTFGKEKALHSTLERKELDGLLSSARAPYKPPYLKMSWRHLCGDTVVAREGSEPATPRRELGSRLQLSCVFK
- the PCDH10 gene encoding protocadherin-10 isoform X2, which translates into the protein MIVLLSFALLWMVEGADCQLHYTVEEEQEHGTFVGNIAEDLGLDITKLSARRFQTVPNSRTPYLDLNLETGVLYVNEKIDREQICKQSPSCVLHLEVFLENPLELFRVEIEVLDINDNPPAFPEPDLTVEISESATPGTRFPLESAFDPDVGTNALRDYQITPNSYFSLDVQTQGDGNRFAELVLEKPLDREQQAVHRYVLTAVDGGGGGGGGGGGGGGGGGGGGEGAGASAGLPPQQQRTGTALLTIRVLDSNDNVPAFDQPVYTVSLPENSPPGTLVIQLNASDPDEGANGEVVYAFSSHLSPRARELFGLSPRSGRLEVSGELDYEESPVHQVYVQAKDLGPNAVPAHCKVLVRVLDANDNAPEISFSTVKEAVSEGAAPGTVVALFSVTDRDSDDNGQVQCELLGDVPFRLKSSFKNYYTIVTEAPLDREAGDAYTLTVVARDGGEPSLATSKSIRVQVADVNDNAPRFSQPVYDVYVTENNVPGAYIYAVSATDRDEGANAQLSYSILECQIQGMSVYTYVSINSENGYLYALRSFDYEQLKDFSFQVEARDAGSPQALAANATVHIVVVDQNDNAPALVAPLPGRNGTPAREPLPRAAEPGYLVTRVAAVDADDGDNARLTYSLVRGNELNLFRLDWRSGELRTARRVPAGRDPQRPYELVVEVRDHGQPPLSSTATLLVPLVDGAVEPAGAGGLGGPGEAQRPGRAGGAGSGGLGGLGGLGGGGSGGGAETSLDLTLILIIALGSVSFVFLLAMIVLAVRCQKEKKLNIYTCLAGDCCWCCCCCGGGPGGGGGGGGPGSGSAGCCGRQARARKKKLSKSDIMLVPSSSAPSNPAQVPVEEAGGFGSHHHSQNYCYQVCLTPESAKTDLMFLKPCSPARSTDAEHNPCGALVTGYSDQQPDILANGSILATETKHQRAELSYLVDRPRRVNSSAFQEADIVSSKDSGHGDSEQGDSDHDATNRGQSAGMDLFSNCTEECKALGHSDRCWMPSFVPSDGRQAADYRSNLHVPGMDSVPDTEVFEAPEAQPGPERSFSTFGKEKALHSTLERKELDGLLSSARAPYKPPYLRKVALRWFSESRTKETVGCRQNSTVGK